A region from the Negativicoccus succinicivorans genome encodes:
- the rsmI gene encoding 16S rRNA (cytidine(1402)-2'-O)-methyltransferase, whose product MKGTLYLVPTPIGNLQDMTYRAVATLRDVALIACEDTRHTRLLCRHYEIATPLFSYHEHNKDTAGPKLIERLLAGEDIAQVSDAGMPAIADPGSDLVERAVAAGITIVPLPGANAALTALIASGLDTKTFRFIGFLPRTKAKREALLATLTDEPATLLFYEAPHRLGETLAVLQGMLGDRSAVIARELTKKFETFYRGSLAQLREHADMKAPRGEFVIMIAGAKPVETEVLAKESWPRAVAELVAQGIKYSAACKAVAEQAGVSRREVYSHCLSLQKEAH is encoded by the coding sequence TTGAAAGGTACATTATATTTAGTGCCGACACCCATCGGCAACTTGCAGGATATGACGTATCGCGCTGTCGCGACCTTGCGGGACGTGGCGCTGATCGCGTGCGAAGACACTCGTCATACCCGACTTTTATGCCGTCATTATGAAATTGCGACGCCGCTTTTTTCCTACCATGAGCACAATAAAGACACCGCCGGTCCGAAATTGATCGAGCGTCTGTTGGCGGGCGAAGATATCGCGCAGGTAAGTGACGCCGGCATGCCGGCGATCGCCGATCCGGGTAGCGATTTGGTGGAGCGGGCGGTGGCGGCTGGTATTACGATCGTGCCGTTGCCCGGCGCGAATGCCGCGTTGACGGCCTTGATCGCCTCCGGCTTAGATACGAAAACATTTCGCTTCATCGGCTTTTTGCCGCGCACGAAAGCGAAACGCGAGGCGCTGTTGGCGACGCTTACGGACGAACCCGCCACTTTGCTCTTTTATGAAGCGCCGCATCGGTTGGGAGAAACGCTCGCCGTCTTGCAAGGGATGTTGGGCGATCGTTCGGCGGTCATCGCGCGCGAACTTACGAAAAAATTCGAAACCTTTTATCGCGGGTCGCTGGCGCAACTCAGAGAGCACGCGGATATGAAAGCGCCGCGCGGCGAATTCGTCATCATGATCGCCGGCGCGAAGCCTGTGGAAACCGAAGTGTTGGCGAAAGAATCATGGCCCCGAGCCGTTGCCGAATTGGTGGCGCAAGGTATAAAATACAGTGCGGCGTGTAAAGCCGTCGCGGAGCAGGCGGGCGTTTCCCGCCGTGAAGTATATTCTCATTGTTTATCTTTACAGAAAGAGGCTCATTAA
- the metG gene encoding methionine--tRNA ligase has translation MEQAHKKPTFYITTPIYYPSAQLHIGHTYCTTLADVLARYHRLKGEDVFFLTGSDEHGQKIQRKAEEAGVTPQAYVDHIVAGFQKLWKKLNITNDDFVRTTEKRHAEVVQALFQKAYDKGDIYKSQYEGWYCTPDETFWPENKLGPDHTCPDCGRPVELVKEESYFFRMSNYADRWLQFIEENPDFIQPASRRNEMIEFVKSGLEDLSVSRSSFDWGIPVPFDDKHVVYVWFDALVNYLTGIGYLDAPEKFEHYWPADLHLVGKEIVRFHAIIWPIMLMSLGLPLPKKVYGHGWLIVDGVKMSKSIGNVVDPMPLLDEFGADAIRYFLATDISLGQDGNFSRGRLIKKTNSDLANDLGNLLHRTLTMVEKYRDGVVTATDAPLGAVVADANAALTKLAQETVASYTRDMDKLAMNDAFKAVWVYVRALNKYIDTTEPWKLSKGTAPADLDSVLYHLVDGLRTVAILVAPLIPQAAENMWAQLGLADFAAARLDGAAPETYPSGTTVHKTQPLFPRHELDTVTEEKKLTEETKPTEAAAKTQPETAAKDGKQEAADEKPQITIDDFAKLDLRVAEVLACEKVEKADKLLHLTVTLGDEERSIVSGIAQHYQPEELVGKHVIVVTNLKPVKLRGVLSQGMILAGSKDGALHVPFLPDLPAGSRVK, from the coding sequence ATGGAACAAGCCCATAAGAAACCGACTTTTTATATAACGACGCCGATTTACTATCCGAGCGCGCAATTGCATATCGGTCACACCTACTGCACAACGCTCGCCGATGTCTTGGCGCGGTACCACCGCTTGAAAGGCGAAGACGTGTTTTTCCTGACGGGTTCGGATGAACACGGTCAAAAAATTCAACGCAAAGCCGAAGAAGCGGGCGTCACGCCGCAAGCCTACGTCGATCATATCGTGGCCGGTTTTCAAAAGCTGTGGAAAAAACTGAATATTACCAATGATGATTTTGTCCGCACGACAGAAAAACGCCATGCGGAAGTGGTGCAGGCACTGTTCCAAAAAGCCTACGACAAAGGCGATATTTATAAATCGCAGTACGAAGGCTGGTATTGCACGCCCGACGAAACGTTTTGGCCGGAAAATAAATTGGGCCCGGACCATACCTGTCCCGATTGCGGCCGACCTGTCGAACTCGTCAAGGAGGAAAGCTATTTCTTCCGGATGAGTAATTACGCCGATCGCTGGTTGCAATTCATCGAAGAAAATCCGGATTTCATTCAGCCGGCGTCGCGCCGCAATGAAATGATTGAATTCGTGAAAAGCGGCCTGGAAGATTTGAGCGTGTCGCGTTCGAGTTTCGATTGGGGCATTCCCGTACCCTTTGACGATAAACATGTGGTTTACGTATGGTTTGACGCGCTCGTCAACTATTTGACCGGTATCGGCTACCTCGACGCGCCGGAAAAATTCGAGCATTACTGGCCGGCGGATCTGCACCTGGTTGGTAAAGAAATCGTGCGTTTCCACGCCATTATCTGGCCGATCATGCTGATGAGCCTCGGCCTGCCCTTGCCGAAAAAAGTGTACGGCCACGGCTGGCTGATCGTCGACGGCGTGAAGATGAGCAAAAGCATCGGCAACGTTGTCGATCCGATGCCGTTGCTGGACGAATTCGGAGCGGACGCGATTCGCTACTTCCTCGCCACCGATATTTCGCTCGGTCAGGACGGTAATTTCAGCCGCGGACGTTTGATCAAAAAAACGAATTCGGATTTGGCGAATGACCTCGGCAACCTCTTGCACCGTACGCTGACAATGGTCGAAAAATATCGTGACGGCGTTGTCACGGCGACGGACGCGCCGCTCGGCGCCGTAGTCGCTGACGCCAACGCGGCGTTGACGAAACTGGCGCAAGAAACGGTCGCAAGCTATACGCGGGACATGGATAAGCTCGCGATGAATGACGCCTTCAAGGCGGTTTGGGTATATGTCCGCGCGTTAAATAAATATATCGATACGACAGAACCTTGGAAATTAAGTAAAGGAACGGCGCCGGCCGACTTGGACAGCGTTCTTTACCACCTTGTCGACGGTCTGCGCACGGTCGCCATCTTGGTAGCGCCGCTGATTCCGCAGGCGGCGGAAAACATGTGGGCGCAATTGGGCTTGGCGGATTTCGCCGCGGCGCGTCTTGACGGAGCGGCGCCGGAAACCTATCCGAGCGGCACAACCGTGCATAAAACGCAACCCTTATTCCCGCGCCATGAATTAGACACTGTTACGGAGGAGAAGAAATTGACGGAAGAAACGAAACCGACGGAAGCGGCGGCGAAAACGCAGCCGGAAACTGCCGCCAAAGACGGCAAGCAGGAAGCTGCGGACGAAAAACCGCAGATCACGATTGACGATTTCGCGAAATTGGATTTGCGCGTCGCGGAAGTGCTCGCTTGTGAAAAGGTAGAAAAAGCGGATAAATTATTGCATTTGACGGTGACCTTGGGCGATGAAGAACGCAGCATCGTGAGCGGTATCGCGCAGCATTATCAACCGGAAGAACTGGTCGGCAAACATGTGATTGTGGTGACCAATTTGAAACCGGTCAAATTGCGCGGCGTATTGTCGCAGGGCATGATTTTGGCCGGTTCGAAAGACGGCGCGTTGCATGTTCCGTTCCTGCCGGATCTGCCGGCCGGGAGTCGGGTGAAATAA
- a CDS encoding ABC transporter permease — protein MSLLIATLAQGLIWSLLALGVFLTFRVLDIADLSVEGTFPLGAAVAAMWIAGGGSPWTALLLSLAAGAAAGTVTALLHTKLKIPALLAGILTMIALYSVNLHVMGKANISLLRARTVFTDLNGSFAPPMWTPFLTGLALAGGFGLLLYWFFGTELGTAIRATGNNPRMIRALGVNTDGMIVLGMLLSNALVALCGAFVAQSQGFADVGMGIGTIVIGLAAVIIGEVLFGRSSFKNSLCSVVLGSIMYRIVIAVVLYMGMPPNDLKLFTAVLVALALALPLVQKQWSAGKRGV, from the coding sequence TTGAGTTTACTCATAGCCACTTTGGCGCAGGGGTTGATTTGGTCGCTCCTGGCGCTCGGCGTATTTTTGACATTTCGGGTATTGGACATCGCCGACCTTTCCGTGGAGGGAACGTTTCCTCTCGGCGCGGCGGTCGCGGCGATGTGGATCGCGGGCGGCGGCTCTCCCTGGACGGCGCTGCTCTTGTCACTCGCGGCGGGCGCCGCGGCGGGCACGGTCACCGCGCTCTTGCATACGAAACTGAAAATCCCCGCGCTCTTGGCCGGTATTTTAACGATGATCGCGCTTTACTCCGTGAATTTGCATGTCATGGGGAAAGCGAATATTTCTTTATTGCGCGCGCGCACGGTGTTTACTGACTTGAACGGCAGCTTCGCACCGCCGATGTGGACGCCCTTTCTGACCGGACTCGCGTTGGCGGGCGGTTTCGGCTTGCTGTTGTATTGGTTTTTCGGCACCGAACTCGGCACGGCGATTCGCGCGACGGGCAATAATCCGCGCATGATTCGCGCGCTCGGCGTCAATACGGATGGCATGATTGTGTTGGGTATGTTATTGAGCAACGCGTTGGTCGCGCTCTGCGGCGCTTTCGTCGCGCAGAGTCAGGGCTTCGCCGACGTCGGCATGGGCATCGGCACCATCGTGATCGGTCTGGCGGCCGTCATCATCGGTGAAGTGCTCTTCGGTCGGTCCAGTTTTAAAAACAGTCTTTGCTCCGTTGTTTTGGGTTCGATTATGTATCGCATCGTGATCGCGGTCGTCTTGTACATGGGCATGCCGCCGAACGATTTGAAACTGTTTACCGCTGTTTTGGTGGCGTTGGCGTTGGCCTTGCCGTTGGTACAAAAACAATGGTCGGCCGGGAAGCGAGGTGTCTGA
- a CDS encoding DUF3825 domain-containing protein, whose translation MAGIKNKACVPSTSWNRLRKLYGNEKIDYYNLLEESYLSARKNGTLTERKDEEVAYLLNRPSVTGKTVAVRYVPNADSYRAKNPQWIWYLSEIKEMEPAATGEVKKERRKLVRSKNGKLAKTLTPTTQRVIQVPPDKPAKVNRPTETPSVRQNNTVQAAEGNGAAKKIAKNNSVKTAHRIVDALPPEIAGHTAGGEEVGPNVALRQFAWLGAEVEFYNDLYKMMKSEPWYFSNDTHNASLASYINYTFYRLQTEQKIVYSLDNQYAAFNTGLVDNRDNEIYALFAREPGYRQEWVYRAFCIRGTGDGKILSEKFIEFPEKADYALDPRLQQIGRDTELDVDFQHIVIANAGRLPEETLIDESDRETKSPLKNILVQRRRLQEQGDREGVAQQNYKLGTLVAEHEEWQNRLLDRLEEHVKVARDRVDQNPAIAIPVYYPGKNTMSVILPLYRFRDDDIAYGALVVGITPAGNYQAHTLLTPKMAYVDARIVRPIDSLWLMKAYLAANEEN comes from the coding sequence GTGGCAGGAATTAAAAACAAAGCCTGTGTTCCCTCCACCAGTTGGAATCGTTTGCGCAAGCTCTACGGTAACGAAAAAATAGACTATTATAATTTACTCGAAGAAAGTTACCTCAGCGCTCGCAAAAACGGCACCCTCACGGAACGGAAGGATGAGGAAGTCGCGTACCTGCTGAATCGTCCCAGCGTCACCGGCAAGACGGTCGCGGTTCGTTACGTTCCCAACGCCGACTCCTATCGCGCGAAAAATCCGCAGTGGATTTGGTATTTAAGCGAAATTAAGGAAATGGAACCGGCGGCGACAGGCGAAGTCAAAAAGGAACGGCGCAAACTCGTACGCTCGAAAAACGGCAAACTCGCCAAAACGTTGACGCCCACCACGCAACGTGTCATTCAAGTCCCGCCGGACAAACCGGCGAAGGTCAACCGCCCGACAGAAACACCATCGGTGCGGCAAAATAACACCGTGCAAGCGGCGGAAGGTAACGGAGCGGCGAAGAAAATAGCGAAAAACAACTCGGTGAAAACGGCGCATCGCATTGTCGACGCGTTGCCGCCGGAAATCGCGGGCCATACCGCCGGCGGTGAAGAGGTCGGTCCGAACGTCGCGTTGCGGCAATTCGCCTGGCTCGGCGCGGAAGTTGAGTTTTATAACGACTTATATAAGATGATGAAGAGCGAGCCATGGTATTTTTCGAACGACACTCACAATGCCAGCTTGGCGAGCTATATAAACTATACTTTCTATCGTTTGCAAACCGAGCAAAAAATCGTTTACTCCCTGGATAACCAATACGCCGCTTTTAACACCGGTCTTGTCGACAATCGGGATAACGAGATCTACGCCTTATTCGCGCGTGAACCCGGTTACCGTCAGGAATGGGTCTATCGCGCGTTCTGCATTCGCGGCACGGGCGACGGTAAAATCCTCAGCGAGAAATTCATCGAGTTTCCGGAGAAAGCGGACTACGCGCTCGATCCGCGCTTGCAGCAGATCGGCCGCGATACGGAGCTGGATGTCGATTTTCAACATATCGTGATCGCCAACGCGGGCCGTTTGCCCGAAGAAACATTGATTGACGAAAGCGACCGCGAGACCAAATCGCCGCTGAAAAATATCCTCGTGCAGCGTCGTCGCTTGCAAGAGCAGGGCGACCGCGAAGGCGTCGCGCAGCAAAACTATAAACTCGGCACGTTGGTAGCCGAGCATGAAGAATGGCAAAATCGCCTGCTCGACCGCTTGGAAGAGCATGTGAAAGTCGCGCGCGACCGCGTGGATCAAAATCCCGCCATCGCCATTCCCGTCTATTATCCCGGCAAAAACACGATGAGCGTCATCCTTCCCTTGTATCGTTTCCGCGATGATGACATCGCTTACGGCGCGCTGGTCGTAGGTATTACGCCGGCGGGAAATTATCAGGCGCACACGCTGTTGACGCCGAAAATGGCGTACGTTGACGCGCGTATCGTGCGACCGATCGATAGCCTTTGGCTGATGAAAGCCTATCTCGCCGCGAATGAAGAAAACTAA
- a CDS encoding ABC transporter substrate-binding protein, translating into MMGKNRLKKAAWVGLAGIVLCGALAGCGATVEHKQSGTPYSVGLVQIVQHPALDEAARGIADGMTQAGLKEGTDYTLESQNAQGDQSNLDTIVRHFLFSKKQLIYAVATPAAQAVANATNEIPVVATAVTDFAAAGLVKDESRPQTNVTGTSDRTDLKAQLDLMRKLTPQVKTLGVIYNAGEVNSELQVQALEPAAQALGMTVKKFTVASVNDIPQTAYQMTGEVDAVYVPTDNVVASALPALIAVTNEKNIPVYGAEIAHVKNGALASVSVDYYKLGLRAGMMGAQILKGEAKPESMAIETQTELVPVLNRAQAELLGITVPTDIGFTEV; encoded by the coding sequence ATGATGGGAAAAAACCGTCTCAAAAAGGCAGCATGGGTAGGATTGGCAGGCATAGTATTGTGCGGCGCGCTCGCAGGATGTGGAGCGACCGTCGAACATAAACAAAGCGGTACACCGTATTCGGTCGGATTGGTGCAGATTGTGCAGCATCCGGCGCTCGATGAAGCGGCTCGCGGCATTGCTGACGGCATGACGCAGGCGGGGCTGAAAGAGGGCACTGACTATACGCTGGAGAGCCAAAACGCTCAAGGCGATCAGTCTAACTTGGATACGATTGTGCGGCATTTTTTATTTAGCAAAAAACAATTAATTTACGCGGTGGCCACGCCGGCGGCGCAAGCGGTAGCGAACGCCACAAATGAAATACCGGTGGTGGCGACGGCGGTGACAGATTTCGCGGCGGCGGGACTTGTCAAAGACGAGTCGCGACCGCAAACGAATGTGACCGGCACCAGCGACCGCACTGACTTGAAAGCGCAATTAGATCTGATGCGGAAATTGACGCCGCAGGTTAAAACATTGGGCGTCATCTATAACGCGGGCGAGGTCAACTCCGAATTGCAGGTGCAGGCATTAGAGCCGGCGGCGCAAGCGCTGGGCATGACCGTGAAAAAATTTACGGTGGCGTCGGTGAACGACATCCCGCAGACCGCGTACCAAATGACGGGCGAAGTCGACGCGGTATACGTGCCGACGGATAATGTGGTCGCGTCCGCGTTACCGGCGTTGATCGCGGTGACGAATGAAAAAAACATTCCCGTTTACGGCGCCGAGATCGCGCACGTGAAAAACGGCGCGCTGGCGTCGGTTTCCGTAGATTACTACAAGCTCGGCTTACGGGCGGGCATGATGGGCGCGCAGATTCTCAAGGGCGAAGCGAAACCGGAAAGCATGGCGATTGAAACGCAAACGGAACTCGTTCCCGTGCTGAACCGCGCGCAGGCGGAATTATTGGGCATTACCGTGCCGACGGATATCGGTTTCACGGAAGTATAG
- a CDS encoding ABC transporter ATP-binding protein, whose amino-acid sequence MLHVTNLKKTFFPGSVNAKVALDGCDLHLEPGDFCTMIGGNGAGKSTLLNAIAGVFPVDAGQIIIDGRDVTACSEHRRARYIGRVFQDPLQGTAGGMMVEENLILAAKRGLPLSLRWAFSNDKREHYRELLATLGLGLEDRLFTRMELLSGGQRQAITLLMATLQRPKLLLLDEPTAALDPKTAAKVLALTDRIVREHQLTTLMITHNMRDALRLGNRLIMMHQGRIIWDVKGAEKESLTVTDVLEQFEETAASFSDSMVLA is encoded by the coding sequence ATGCTTCATGTGACGAACCTCAAAAAAACATTTTTCCCCGGCTCGGTCAATGCGAAAGTCGCGTTAGACGGCTGCGATTTGCATTTAGAACCCGGCGACTTCTGCACGATGATCGGCGGCAACGGCGCGGGCAAATCGACGCTTTTGAACGCGATCGCCGGCGTGTTTCCTGTCGATGCCGGACAAATCATCATTGACGGTCGCGATGTGACCGCCTGTTCGGAACACCGGCGCGCGCGCTACATCGGCCGCGTGTTTCAAGACCCGTTGCAGGGCACGGCGGGCGGCATGATGGTGGAAGAAAATTTGATACTCGCGGCGAAACGAGGCTTGCCGCTGTCTCTGCGCTGGGCGTTCAGCAATGACAAGCGGGAGCATTATCGCGAACTTTTGGCGACGCTGGGCTTAGGCTTGGAAGATCGTCTGTTCACGCGCATGGAACTTTTATCGGGCGGACAACGCCAGGCTATTACCTTATTGATGGCGACCTTGCAACGACCGAAACTCTTGCTTTTGGATGAACCGACCGCCGCGTTGGATCCGAAAACGGCGGCGAAAGTATTGGCGCTCACCGACCGCATCGTGCGGGAGCATCAACTCACCACGCTGATGATCACCCACAATATGCGCGACGCCTTGCGGCTGGGCAATCGCCTGATCATGATGCATCAGGGACGCATTATTTGGGACGTGAAAGGCGCGGAGAAAGAGAGCCTTACCGTCACCGACGTATTGGAACAATTTGAAGAAACCGCGGCCTCGTTCAGTGACAGCATGGTCTTGGCATAA
- a CDS encoding putative porin, whose protein sequence is MMNKKLATVLAAACVLGATTAFAAPNPFSDVTPNDWAYQAVSQLAAEGVVEGYPDGEFKGQQNITRYEMAQMVARAMVKQDQLNAEQQAQLNRLADEFANELNSLGVRVSNLENRVGNVKVTGDARVRWTDDGIKDEDHFDMRARLQFNAKVADKTKVTARITSGNFGFDSDNEDPDLDLDRLYLDHELTDGLHLTAGRYGETFGATGYWYDDAFDGVRLQYKATDEVTASVGYGYAKEMNLNVAPQVVEMKADLKAAQNALAQAQKEYDAAVASGDQYAIYETNMMLGVRTHDVELAQEALDKAFNGENDLESPEMTYGTLGYNGSNFRVLGTYIAPNGSKVDAAGLDDIWGAGAIVGLNEDFSLSGDYFNVGYKDHDDADFWNARVDFGHADLKKPGSFNIFVDYVDAEQGSYFGGTGSLRTGKYLNNTESWGAGFGVVVAENVKLEGLRTFSAETKDGADLDDLTKVQLSYKF, encoded by the coding sequence ATGATGAACAAAAAATTGGCAACAGTATTGGCAGCTGCTTGCGTCCTCGGCGCAACGACAGCATTCGCGGCCCCGAATCCGTTCTCGGATGTAACTCCGAACGACTGGGCGTACCAGGCAGTATCCCAACTCGCCGCTGAAGGCGTAGTCGAAGGATACCCGGATGGAGAATTCAAAGGTCAGCAGAACATCACCCGTTATGAAATGGCGCAGATGGTCGCTCGCGCGATGGTCAAACAGGACCAGTTGAACGCGGAACAACAGGCGCAACTGAACCGTTTGGCTGACGAATTCGCGAACGAACTGAACAGCCTTGGCGTACGCGTTTCCAACTTGGAAAACCGCGTCGGCAACGTAAAAGTGACCGGTGACGCTCGTGTTCGTTGGACGGACGACGGCATAAAAGATGAGGATCACTTCGATATGCGTGCTCGCCTCCAATTTAACGCGAAAGTAGCGGACAAGACCAAAGTAACCGCTCGCATTACCTCGGGTAACTTCGGTTTTGACAGCGACAACGAAGATCCGGACTTGGATCTCGACCGCTTGTATCTTGACCATGAACTGACCGACGGTCTGCACCTGACCGCGGGTCGTTACGGCGAAACATTCGGCGCAACCGGCTACTGGTACGATGACGCTTTCGATGGCGTACGTCTCCAATACAAAGCGACCGATGAAGTAACCGCTTCCGTCGGCTACGGCTACGCGAAAGAAATGAACCTGAACGTAGCTCCGCAAGTTGTAGAGATGAAAGCTGATTTGAAAGCGGCGCAAAATGCGTTGGCGCAGGCGCAAAAAGAATATGACGCGGCTGTCGCATCCGGTGATCAATACGCCATTTATGAAACCAACATGATGTTGGGTGTTCGTACGCATGATGTAGAACTTGCTCAGGAAGCATTAGACAAGGCGTTTAATGGCGAAAACGATCTGGAAAGTCCGGAAATGACCTACGGTACTTTGGGCTACAACGGCAGCAACTTCCGCGTGCTCGGCACCTACATCGCTCCGAACGGCAGCAAAGTGGACGCGGCCGGCTTGGATGACATCTGGGGCGCGGGCGCGATTGTCGGTCTGAACGAAGACTTCTCGCTCTCCGGCGACTACTTCAACGTCGGTTACAAAGATCATGACGATGCTGACTTCTGGAACGCTCGCGTTGATTTCGGTCACGCGGACCTGAAGAAACCGGGCAGCTTCAACATCTTCGTTGACTATGTTGACGCGGAACAGGGATCGTACTTCGGCGGCACGGGTTCGCTCCGCACGGGCAAATACCTGAACAACACCGAATCCTGGGGCGCGGGCTTCGGCGTAGTCGTAGCTGAAAACGTCAAACTCGAAGGTCTCCGCACGTTCAGCGCGGAAACCAAAGACGGCGCTGACCTCGACGACCTCACGAAAGTACAATTGTCCTACAAGTTCTGA
- a CDS encoding tRNA1(Val) (adenine(37)-N6)-methyltransferase: MASTDFILRSGERLDDLIRDDMKIIQRPDEFCFSLDSVLLAQFASLKKADRVWDLGTGTGVLALLLTSRGARDITAVELNPVLADIARRNVAGNDRAAQIKVREADYRRHRELFPANSADLVICNPPYRALGGGDRSQLTGVAAARHETTATKQDVIAAAAYLLRYGGRFALVQRADRAAEWCAALEAAKLAVKRLQFVHSRQGLPAKLVLLEARMNGRSDCSVLPPLFVHDDHGDYTPDILRLYGKEVAD; the protein is encoded by the coding sequence GTGGCTAGCACCGATTTTATACTGCGTTCGGGCGAACGGCTGGACGATTTAATTCGTGACGACATGAAGATTATCCAGCGTCCGGATGAATTTTGTTTTTCGCTGGACTCCGTGCTTTTGGCGCAATTCGCGAGCCTCAAAAAGGCGGATCGCGTTTGGGATCTGGGCACGGGCACGGGGGTGCTCGCGCTCTTGCTCACGAGCCGCGGCGCAAGGGACATTACTGCGGTGGAGTTAAATCCGGTGCTGGCGGATATCGCCCGCCGCAATGTGGCGGGGAACGACCGCGCGGCGCAAATTAAAGTGCGCGAAGCGGATTATCGCCGTCATCGGGAATTATTTCCCGCCAACAGTGCCGATCTTGTCATTTGCAATCCGCCGTATCGCGCGCTCGGGGGCGGCGATCGCTCGCAATTGACGGGCGTGGCCGCGGCGCGACATGAAACGACGGCTACGAAACAGGATGTCATCGCGGCGGCCGCGTACTTACTGCGTTACGGCGGACGGTTCGCGCTCGTGCAGCGCGCCGATCGAGCGGCGGAATGGTGCGCGGCCTTGGAAGCGGCGAAACTTGCCGTCAAGCGCTTGCAATTTGTGCACAGTCGGCAGGGCTTGCCGGCGAAGTTGGTGCTGCTGGAGGCGCGCATGAACGGCCGATCCGACTGTAGCGTTTTGCCGCCGCTTTTTGTGCATGATGATCACGGCGACTATACGCCGGATATTTTGCGTTTATACGGAAAGGAAGTTGCCGATTGA
- a CDS encoding TatD family hydrolase, which produces MLFDTHAHLYDDKFQYDREEMIADVLKTVEHVVIPAEDRKTGAQALALAEQYPAFYCAVGVHPHLAAAMTEEDFAQIKTWAQTEKKVVAIGEIGLDYYYDNSPRDIQQEVFRRFVKLGIELDLPIIIHDRDAHGDTLRILQEEAHPRLRGILHCYSGSYEMAAELLKLGFYISFSGTVVFPKSTKLKDVARRLPLDRLLIETDSPYLTPPPFRGRRNDPTRVYYVAEELARLHDMPVEEMIEITSRNAKTIYRIND; this is translated from the coding sequence ATGCTGTTCGATACGCATGCCCATCTTTACGATGACAAATTTCAGTACGATCGCGAGGAAATGATCGCCGACGTATTGAAAACGGTCGAGCATGTGGTCATTCCTGCCGAAGACAGGAAAACCGGCGCGCAAGCGTTGGCGCTGGCGGAACAATACCCCGCGTTTTACTGCGCGGTGGGCGTGCATCCGCACTTGGCCGCGGCGATGACGGAAGAAGATTTCGCGCAAATCAAAACATGGGCGCAAACGGAGAAAAAAGTAGTCGCCATCGGTGAGATCGGTCTCGATTACTACTACGACAACAGTCCGCGGGACATTCAGCAGGAGGTTTTTCGCCGCTTTGTGAAATTGGGAATCGAGCTGGACTTGCCGATCATCATTCACGATCGCGACGCGCACGGCGACACCCTGCGGATTTTGCAGGAAGAGGCGCATCCTCGTCTGCGCGGCATTTTGCACTGTTACAGCGGCAGTTATGAAATGGCCGCCGAATTATTGAAACTGGGCTTTTACATTTCCTTTTCAGGTACCGTGGTGTTCCCGAAAAGCACGAAATTAAAAGATGTGGCGCGACGTCTGCCGCTCGATCGTCTGTTGATCGAAACGGACAGTCCCTATCTCACGCCGCCGCCCTTCCGCGGTCGGCGCAACGATCCGACGCGCGTGTACTACGTCGCGGAAGAACTCGCCCGTTTGCATGATATGCCGGTCGAAGAAATGATCGAAATCACTTCTCGCAACGCGAAAACGATTTACCGCATCAACGATTAA